The following proteins come from a genomic window of Desulforamulus hydrothermalis Lam5 = DSM 18033:
- a CDS encoding DMT family transporter, translated as MSANQTAIAMKEKLNAQFARKGIFTGLFSGCTWGMNNVLLGLALGLVPALGDEYAVYAIPLAAACMNDSLAGLWLLLYNGGAGRFQEIIRSLKTFPGLMVCVAALLGGPVANSGYLLGISMAGAAYALTITALYPIVGAILSRIFLKQQIVPRVWVGMLLSVVGAIVISYVPPEGGNSENFYLGILFASLAALGWGSEAVLAVYGMSMIDPKIAINIRELTSGLVLALFVLPIVGGWTVISKVITVPSAFGAFAIAALAAGVSYLAWYKANTTIGVAKGMALNGTYVMWGVIFSVLFLDQPLTQNLAIGSGLVLVGATLVAINPKEFFTK; from the coding sequence ATGTCGGCAAATCAAACAGCAATTGCGATGAAGGAAAAACTAAATGCCCAATTTGCCAGAAAAGGTATCTTTACCGGTCTCTTTAGCGGATGCACCTGGGGCATGAACAATGTGCTGCTGGGGCTTGCCCTGGGCCTCGTTCCGGCTCTGGGGGATGAATACGCCGTATATGCCATTCCGTTAGCCGCCGCTTGCATGAACGACTCTTTGGCAGGACTCTGGCTGCTTCTCTACAACGGAGGGGCGGGGCGCTTCCAGGAAATTATTCGCAGTCTTAAAACTTTTCCCGGTCTTATGGTTTGTGTAGCTGCTTTATTGGGCGGTCCGGTGGCAAACAGCGGCTATCTGTTGGGAATTTCCATGGCCGGTGCAGCCTATGCGTTAACCATTACTGCCTTATATCCCATTGTGGGTGCGATTCTCTCCCGGATTTTTCTTAAACAACAAATTGTTCCCCGTGTTTGGGTAGGTATGCTGCTTTCGGTTGTGGGCGCCATTGTTATATCTTATGTACCGCCGGAAGGCGGCAACAGCGAAAACTTCTACCTGGGCATTCTCTTTGCTTCTTTAGCTGCCCTGGGTTGGGGTTCTGAAGCAGTTTTGGCTGTATACGGCATGTCCATGATTGACCCCAAAATTGCCATTAACATTCGTGAGTTAACTTCCGGTCTGGTTCTGGCACTCTTTGTTCTACCCATCGTGGGCGGCTGGACGGTAATTTCCAAAGTCATAACTGTGCCTTCAGCCTTCGGAGCCTTCGCCATTGCCGCATTGGCAGCCGGGGTGTCTTACCTGGCGTGGTATAAGGCTAATACTACCATCGGGGTGGCCAAAGGTATGGCACTGAACGGCACTTACGTCATGTGGGGTGTGATTTTCTCGGTGCTCTTCTTAGACCAGCCCCTGACACAAAACCTGGCCATTGGCAGCGGCCTGGTGCTGGTTGGCGCTACCCTGGTGGCTATTAACCCGAAAGAATTCTTTACTAAATAA